In the genome of Chryseobacterium oryzae, one region contains:
- a CDS encoding cbb3-type cytochrome c oxidase N-terminal domain-containing protein gives MKTRTPISIYIALTIGITIMAFEMFASDSNYFSTPFFWALLIIITILLLIMNSIGDLVENERFQRLTEAEKQAFLTDKNKSYFQTLWNSAFKKQSQSEEKDILIDHGFDGITELDNSLPKWWIGLFYFGIIFCVVYMVAFAFTDYAHPEVEYDKETKVQLASIEEYEKSAPAINLETAKYSADYVAEGEQLFKTNCVTCHGDGGKGGIGPNLTDNHWINIKEKSLFKNVFWMLENGSPNNPTMRPFIKEGTITGRDAEKIASYIYHINQEKAPITPANGGAAPQGEEVKWQE, from the coding sequence ATGAAAACAAGAACTCCCATATCTATATATATTGCTTTAACAATAGGAATTACCATTATGGCATTCGAAATGTTTGCCTCAGACTCCAATTATTTTTCCACCCCTTTCTTTTGGGCACTTTTAATAATCATTACGATTTTGCTGCTCATTATGAATTCTATTGGAGATCTGGTAGAAAATGAAAGATTCCAAAGACTTACCGAAGCAGAAAAACAGGCATTTCTAACAGATAAGAATAAATCTTATTTCCAGACACTTTGGAATTCGGCTTTCAAAAAACAGTCTCAATCTGAAGAAAAGGACATTTTAATAGACCATGGGTTCGACGGAATTACGGAACTCGACAATTCTTTACCAAAATGGTGGATCGGTCTCTTTTATTTTGGAATTATCTTTTGTGTAGTGTACATGGTTGCATTTGCTTTCACAGATTATGCACATCCGGAAGTTGAGTACGATAAAGAAACTAAAGTTCAGCTGGCTTCCATAGAAGAGTATGAAAAAAGTGCTCCTGCCATTAATCTAGAAACTGCAAAATACAGTGCAGATTATGTAGCAGAAGGAGAACAGCTGTTCAAAACCAATTGTGTAACATGCCACGGAGATGGTGGTAAAGGCGGAATTGGTCCTAACTTAACCGATAACCACTGGATTAACATTAAAGAAAAAAGTTTATTTAAAAATGTTTTCTGGATGCTGGAAAATGGTTCTCCTAACAATCCTACCATGAGACCTTTCATAAAAGAAGGAACCATTACAGGAAGAGACGCAGAAAAAATAGCATCTTATATCTACCACATCAATCAGGAGAAAGCTCCTATAACTCCTGCAAACGGCGGAGCTGCTCCACAAGGTGAGGAAGTAAAATGGCAAGAATAA